The following DNA comes from Vannielia litorea.
CTGGCCAGCGGCTGGATCGCTGGTTCCGCCGCATCTTCCCGCACGTCCCTCAGGGCCGGATCGAGAAGATGTGCCGCAAGGGCGAGATTCGCGTCGATGGCGGGCGGGTGAAGGCCTCGACCCGGCTGGAAGAAGGGCAGGAGGTGCGCATCCCGCCGCTCCCCGAGGGGGCCGCGCCCACGCCCACCAAGCGCAGCACGGTCTCCGACGCCGATGCCAAGATGATCCGCGATGCGGTCATCTGGAAGGACGATTACATCATCGCCCTCAACAAGCCCCCGGGCCTGCCCACGCAAGGCGGCTCCGGCCAAACGCGCCACGTCGACGGGCTGGCCGAGGCGCTGACCTTCGGCACCGAGGACAAGCCCCGCCTCGTCCATCGGCTCGACAAGGACACCTCCGGCGTCCTGCTGCTCGCCCGCTCCCGCAAGATCGCGGCCGACCTGACTGCAGCCATCCGCCACAAGGAAACCCGCAAGATCTACTGGGCCGTGGTGGCCGGTGTGCCCTCGCCCTACAACGGCGAGATCAAATTTGGCCTCGTCAAAGCGCCGGGTGGCAAGGGGGCAGGGGAGAAGATGCTCTGTGTCCACCCCCGCGAAGTCGAGAGCACCGAGGGCGCCAAACGGGCGCACACGCTCTATTCCGCACTCTACCGCGTGGCGGGCCGCGCCACATGGGTTGCTCTGGAGCCGATCACAGGCCGCACTCACCAGCTCCGCGCCCACATGGCCGAGATCGGCCATCCGATCGCGGGCGACGGCAAATACGGCGGCTCGGCACAGGAGAACATGGGCGACGGATGGGGCGCTGGAATGGGCGGCATCATATCGGGCAAGCTGCATCTGCACGCCCGCTCGATGACCTTCCTGCACCCGGTCACCAAGCAGCCCGTCACCGTGACCGCCCCGCTGCCCCAGCATATGGCCGAGACCTTTGACACCTTCGGTTGGACAGAGGATCTCGCCGCCGACGACCCCTTCGAGGACTACCATTGAGCCAGCTGCGCTGCATCATCTTCGACGTGGATGGCACGCTCATCGACAGCCAGAACGAGATCGTCGCCGCGATGACCGCGGGCTTTGCCGCCACCGGCCGCACGGCCCCGCCGCGCGCGCAGGTGCTCTCCATCGTCGGCCTCTCGCTCGAGGTGGGTATCGCCCGACTCTGCCCCGAGGCCGATGCCGGCGAGGTCGCGACCATGACCGCCGCCTACAAGGACAGCTTCGTCGAGATTCGCAAAACCTCCCCGGCGGCGATCTTTTATCCCGGCATGCGCGAGCTGCTCGATGAGCTGGCCCAAACACCTGAGAACCTGCTCTGCGTTGCCACCGGCAAGTCCCGGCGGGGGCTCGATGCGCTGGTCAAATCCTCCGGCCTCGAGGGAATGTTCATCTCCGAGCAGGTGTCTGACCATCACCCCTCCAAGCCGCACCCCTCGATGCTCGAGGCGGCCCTGCGGGAGACCGGCTGCGAGGCGCATCAGGCCGTGATGATTGGCGACACGAGCTATGACATGGACATGGCCCGCAACGCGGGCATCACCGGGATCGGTGTGAGCTGGGGCTATCATGCGCCCGCCGCGCTGGCAGAGGCCGGGGCCGCAGAGGTGGTGCAGGACGCTGCCGCGTTGGGCCGGGCGATTTTCCGGGCAACAGGAGGCTGACGCAAATGGCGGAATGGGCGGCAAAACGGTTCTGGACCGAGGCACAGGCCGTGCCCGAGGGCGCGGGCTTCGCCGTGCATCTCGATGGCCGCCCGGTGAAGACCCCGGCCAAGGCCCCGCTGCTGCTGCCCACCGAGGCGCTTGCCCGCGCCGTGGCTGCCGAGTGGCAAGCACAGGGCGAAAAGATCGATCCGCTCTCCATGCCCTTCACCCGCTCCGCCAACTCCGCGCTCGACCGGGTTGCGCCGCAGCACGCCGACGTGGCAGAGATCGTGGCCGCCTATGGCGAGAGCGATCTCATCTGCTACCGGGCCGAAAGCCCCACTGCACTGGTCGAACGTCAGGCCGTGGCGTGGGATCCGCTGGTGGATTGGGCCAGTGACGCACTCGATGCGCCCCTCGTCATCGCCACCGGGGTAATGCATGT
Coding sequences within:
- a CDS encoding RluA family pseudouridine synthase, with the protein product MSRVQTLPVSADDAGQRLDRWFRRIFPHVPQGRIEKMCRKGEIRVDGGRVKASTRLEEGQEVRIPPLPEGAAPTPTKRSTVSDADAKMIRDAVIWKDDYIIALNKPPGLPTQGGSGQTRHVDGLAEALTFGTEDKPRLVHRLDKDTSGVLLLARSRKIAADLTAAIRHKETRKIYWAVVAGVPSPYNGEIKFGLVKAPGGKGAGEKMLCVHPREVESTEGAKRAHTLYSALYRVAGRATWVALEPITGRTHQLRAHMAEIGHPIAGDGKYGGSAQENMGDGWGAGMGGIISGKLHLHARSMTFLHPVTKQPVTVTAPLPQHMAETFDTFGWTEDLAADDPFEDYH
- a CDS encoding HAD-IA family hydrolase, translated to MSQLRCIIFDVDGTLIDSQNEIVAAMTAGFAATGRTAPPRAQVLSIVGLSLEVGIARLCPEADAGEVATMTAAYKDSFVEIRKTSPAAIFYPGMRELLDELAQTPENLLCVATGKSRRGLDALVKSSGLEGMFISEQVSDHHPSKPHPSMLEAALRETGCEAHQAVMIGDTSYDMDMARNAGITGIGVSWGYHAPAALAEAGAAEVVQDAAALGRAIFRATGG
- a CDS encoding ATP12 family chaperone protein; the protein is MAEWAAKRFWTEAQAVPEGAGFAVHLDGRPVKTPAKAPLLLPTEALARAVAAEWQAQGEKIDPLSMPFTRSANSALDRVAPQHADVAEIVAAYGESDLICYRAESPTALVERQAVAWDPLVDWASDALDAPLVIATGVMHVPQPATSIEALRALVQRQDAFALTALHDLTALSGSLIMGLAVQAGHAAPEDLWERSRVDEAWQIEQWGEDEEAAEVAARKRGDFLHAAELFRLSRLAK